From Leptolyngbya sp. KIOST-1, one genomic window encodes:
- a CDS encoding HNH endonuclease has translation MPISSALKQQVRQRANRLCEYCHSPEKISTARFTIDHIYPRSLGGSDDLHNLALACSRCNQRRYNFIVGRDRETLAMLPLFHPRQQNWADHFIWSADGIQIYGVTAVGRATCDRLDVNDNRYTGDRPILEARALWVQAGWHPPSTDPRQLVDTKL, from the coding sequence ATGCCCATCTCGTCAGCGCTCAAACAACAGGTGCGCCAGCGGGCTAACCGCCTTTGTGAGTACTGCCACTCTCCCGAAAAAATTAGTACTGCCCGTTTCACCATTGACCACATCTATCCCCGATCACTGGGTGGTTCAGATGATTTACATAACCTGGCGTTAGCCTGTAGCCGCTGCAACCAACGCCGCTATAACTTCATTGTGGGACGCGATCGCGAAACCTTGGCTATGCTGCCTCTGTTTCATCCCCGCCAGCAAAACTGGGCTGACCATTTTATTTGGAGCGCGGATGGCATCCAAATTTACGGAGTCACAGCGGTTGGTAGGGCGACCTGCGATCGCCTCGACGTCAACGATAATCGCTACACTGGCGATCGCCCCATTCTAGAAGCTCGTGCCCTGTGGGTGCAGGCTGGATGGCATCCTCCATCGACCGA